Proteins co-encoded in one Candidatus Auribacterota bacterium genomic window:
- a CDS encoding NTP transferase domain-containing protein, whose protein sequence is MNKLACIILAAGEGTRMKSGYAKVAHPLAGKPLIRYVVEAAKALEPERIVVVIGHGAERVKTVVGGDIDFVEQREQRGTGHAVMRAKEIFAGYQGDLLILSGDVPLITAETLRKLLETHRNAAAACTLLSAVVKDPSGYGRIIRRANGKLLKIVEEEDASLFEKAAEEINAGIYVFSAIRLFQAIERLSPENRQQEFYLTDVVGIFVGEGAPVEAVQVDDAREVLGINDREELARIEKILQQKIQSAHMLNGVTIVDPANTYIESAVSIGRDTIIYPFTVIEGEVRIGADCRIGPFSHIRGVTVVEDGVEIGNFVEVKTSLIGGGTKAKHLSYIGDATIGREANIGAGTITANYDGKAKHKTVIGDHAFIGSGTTLVAPVKVGKGAITGAGSVVLKGRDVPDGSVVVGIPAAPLKKKRK, encoded by the coding sequence ATGAACAAGCTGGCATGCATCATCCTCGCCGCAGGCGAGGGCACCCGGATGAAGAGCGGGTACGCGAAGGTAGCGCATCCCCTCGCGGGCAAACCGCTCATCCGTTATGTCGTTGAGGCGGCCAAGGCGCTCGAGCCGGAACGGATTGTGGTTGTCATCGGCCATGGCGCTGAACGGGTGAAAACGGTGGTGGGGGGTGACATTGATTTTGTCGAGCAGCGCGAGCAGCGTGGGACCGGCCACGCCGTGATGCGGGCAAAAGAAATCTTTGCCGGCTACCAGGGGGATCTGCTCATCCTGAGCGGCGATGTCCCCCTGATTACGGCGGAGACGCTCCGGAAGCTTTTGGAAACCCATAGGAACGCCGCTGCGGCCTGCACGCTCCTGTCTGCGGTGGTGAAGGATCCGAGCGGTTATGGCCGGATCATACGGCGCGCCAACGGGAAACTACTCAAGATCGTCGAAGAGGAGGACGCCTCGCTTTTCGAAAAGGCGGCTGAGGAGATCAACGCGGGCATTTACGTATTCAGCGCCATCCGCCTCTTCCAGGCCATCGAGAGGCTCTCGCCAGAGAACCGCCAGCAGGAATTTTACCTCACCGATGTGGTGGGTATATTTGTCGGCGAGGGCGCGCCGGTGGAGGCGGTCCAGGTGGATGACGCCCGCGAGGTGCTCGGCATCAACGACAGGGAAGAGCTGGCGAGGATTGAGAAGATCCTCCAGCAGAAAATCCAGAGCGCGCACATGCTCAACGGCGTGACGATTGTGGATCCGGCGAACACCTATATCGAATCCGCGGTGAGCATCGGGCGGGACACGATCATCTATCCGTTCACGGTCATAGAGGGAGAAGTGCGAATCGGCGCCGACTGCCGGATAGGTCCGTTCAGCCACATCCGCGGAGTCACGGTGGTGGAGGACGGCGTGGAGATAGGCAACTTCGTCGAGGTCAAGACCTCGCTGATCGGCGGCGGCACGAAAGCCAAACACCTGAGCTACATCGGCGACGCCACGATTGGGAGAGAGGCCAATATCGGCGCGGGCACCATCACGGCCAACTATGACGGAAAGGCGAAACACAAGACGGTGATCGGCGATCATGCATTTATCGGGAGCGGGACGACGCTGGTCGCTCCGGTGAAGGTTGGGAAGGGGGCGATCACCGGGGCGGGGTCGGTCGTCCTGAAAGGACGGGACGTCCCTGACGGTTCGGTCGTCGTGGGGATACCCGCGGCGCCGCTGAAGAAGAAACGAAAATAG